A window of Lentibacillus sp. Marseille-P4043 contains these coding sequences:
- the aroE gene encoding shikimate dehydrogenase, translating into MHYQFALIGYPINHSLSPWIHKQFLQKTGLSGDYVIKELDPDESFTNSMKELKDSQIDGFNITVPYKQKIITYLDELDVEAERIGAVNTVVNREGKWVGYNTDGKGYTRSLKEHYPAIFSDKQKKIVIVGAGGAARGIYDALVTEGFLFIDIANRTVKSAESIADLQQNNTNTTILSLDDLQQRLNMYDVIIQTTSVGMKPNQDQTIITMKSPMDSTSLVSDIIYQPIETKFLQQANNAGAMIHYGHTMLLYQAQYAFEIWTNKHVPIGDMESQLQQILEGR; encoded by the coding sequence TTTCACCATGGATTCACAAACAATTTTTACAGAAAACTGGGTTAAGCGGTGACTACGTAATAAAAGAATTGGATCCAGATGAATCATTTACTAATAGCATGAAGGAACTCAAGGATAGTCAGATTGATGGGTTTAATATAACCGTCCCATATAAGCAAAAAATCATCACTTATTTAGATGAACTGGATGTTGAAGCTGAACGAATAGGTGCAGTGAATACGGTTGTAAATCGGGAGGGTAAATGGGTCGGTTATAATACAGATGGCAAAGGATATACCAGATCTCTAAAAGAACATTATCCTGCTATATTCTCTGACAAGCAAAAAAAAATAGTGATCGTTGGAGCAGGTGGCGCTGCAAGAGGGATTTATGATGCACTTGTAACAGAGGGATTTCTTTTTATTGATATCGCCAATCGAACAGTAAAAAGCGCAGAATCTATTGCTGATTTACAACAAAATAACACCAATACGACTATTTTATCTTTAGATGATTTACAACAAAGATTGAATATGTATGATGTGATCATTCAAACGACATCTGTTGGTATGAAACCGAATCAAGACCAAACGATTATAACAATGAAGTCACCTATGGATAGTACTAGTTTGGTAAGTGATATCATTTATCAACCAATTGAAACGAAATTTCTACAACAAGCAAATAACGCAGGAGCAATGATCCATTACGGGCATACAATGCTCTTATATCAAGCACAATATGCTTTTGAAATATGGACAAATAAACATGTTCCGATCGGTGATATGGAAAGTCAACTACAACAAATTTTGGAAGGAAGATAA
- the yhbY gene encoding ribosome assembly RNA-binding protein YhbY — protein sequence MLTGKQKRYLRSQANQLKPIFQVGKIGVNENMIEQIKEALEKRELLKVSILQNCLEEKDDVAARLAEGTEAEVVQIIGNIIVLYKESEENKHIQLP from the coding sequence ATGTTAACAGGTAAGCAAAAAAGATATTTACGTTCGCAAGCTAATCAGTTAAAACCGATATTTCAAGTTGGAAAAATCGGCGTAAATGAGAATATGATCGAACAAATAAAAGAAGCATTAGAAAAGAGAGAATTACTTAAAGTAAGCATTTTACAAAATTGCTTGGAAGAAAAGGATGATGTTGCTGCCCGATTAGCAGAAGGAACAGAGGCAGAAGTCGTTCAAATAATTGGCAATATTATTGTATTATATAAAGAGTCGGAAGAAAATAAACATATCCAATTACCATAA
- a CDS encoding nicotinate-nucleotide adenylyltransferase, whose protein sequence is MKRVGILGGTFDPPHLGHLLIAEEVKNKLELEEIWFIPSYEPPHKQRARTCAADRVAMVNRAIENNQDFQVNTIEINRLGKSYTFDTMKLLNESYPNITFYFIIGADMVEYLPKWDRIDELMNIVKFVGVKRNGYQLHTNYSIIELDIPMIDVSSSLIRDRLKSNQSVKYLLPEKVETFIKEKQLYEEK, encoded by the coding sequence ATGAAACGTGTTGGTATTCTAGGAGGGACATTTGACCCACCGCATTTAGGACATTTACTGATTGCAGAAGAAGTAAAGAATAAGCTTGAATTGGAGGAAATTTGGTTTATTCCTTCATATGAACCACCACATAAACAAAGAGCTAGAACTTGTGCAGCAGATCGTGTTGCCATGGTAAATAGAGCAATTGAGAACAATCAAGATTTTCAGGTAAATACAATAGAAATTAATCGTTTAGGAAAATCGTATACGTTTGATACAATGAAACTATTGAATGAATCATATCCTAATATAACGTTTTATTTTATCATTGGGGCTGATATGGTCGAATATTTACCTAAATGGGATCGAATTGACGAATTAATGAATATTGTTAAATTTGTCGGCGTAAAACGGAACGGATATCAGTTACATACGAATTATTCGATCATTGAATTGGATATTCCGATGATCGATGTGTCATCATCCTTAATTAGAGATCGTCTAAAATCGAACCAATCAGTCAAGTATTTACTGCCAGAAAAGGTGGAAACTTTTATTAAGGAGAAACAGTTATATGAAGAAAAATGA
- the yqeK gene encoding bis(5'-nucleosyl)-tetraphosphatase (symmetrical) YqeK, with protein MKKNDAIAAVKPHLTEKRFDHTLRVAQTAVELAKRFNVSESKAELAGILHDYAKFRSLDEMRRIILSSSLPNDLLQYHHELWHAPVGAILVNQEHGINDQEVLGAIHNHTTGKAHMNRLEMVVLLADYIEPGRSFPGLDEVREMAERDLTHACWLTLKNTIAFLMQKQSRIYPDTFHAYNDLTKQLNGGN; from the coding sequence ATGAAGAAAAATGATGCCATTGCAGCCGTTAAACCTCATCTTACTGAAAAACGATTTGATCATACATTACGGGTTGCCCAAACGGCTGTTGAATTAGCGAAAAGATTCAATGTATCCGAAAGTAAGGCAGAGTTAGCGGGTATTTTACATGATTATGCAAAATTCCGTTCCTTAGATGAAATGAGACGGATCATTTTATCAAGCTCACTGCCAAATGATTTACTACAATATCATCATGAATTATGGCACGCACCAGTTGGGGCAATTTTGGTGAATCAAGAGCATGGTATTAACGATCAAGAGGTTCTTGGAGCCATCCATAATCATACTACTGGAAAAGCACACATGAATAGACTGGAAATGGTTGTCTTATTGGCTGACTATATTGAACCTGGCCGATCCTTCCCGGGGTTAGATGAAGTCAGGGAGATGGCAGAACGGGATTTAACCCATGCATGTTGGCTGACACTGAAAAATACGATCGCATTTTTAATGCAAAAACAATCACGTATATATCCAGATACCTTTCATGCATATAATGATTTGACAAAGCAATTAAATGGAGGTAACTAA
- the rsfS gene encoding ribosome silencing factor, protein MKETKEILENVAEACDDKRAEDIIALDMKNVSLVADYFLICHGSNERQVQAIARSIKDTAEEEGLDVKRLEGFEQARWILVDIGDIVCHIFHKDERSYYNLERLWGDASQVTLNFGQEG, encoded by the coding sequence TTGAAGGAAACGAAAGAAATTCTAGAAAACGTAGCAGAAGCGTGTGATGATAAACGTGCCGAAGATATTATTGCATTGGATATGAAAAATGTTTCATTAGTTGCGGACTATTTCTTAATTTGTCACGGAAGTAATGAGCGGCAAGTACAGGCAATTGCTAGATCCATTAAAGATACTGCTGAAGAAGAAGGTTTAGATGTAAAACGTTTAGAAGGATTTGAACAAGCGCGTTGGATATTAGTCGATATTGGAGACATTGTCTGTCACATTTTCCATAAAGATGAGCGGTCTTATTATAATCTAGAACGTTTATGGGGCGATGCCTCCCAGGTTACATTAAACTTTGGGCAAGAAGGATAA
- a CDS encoding class I SAM-dependent DNA methyltransferase produces MAYQQLAYLYDQLMLDAPYDEWVAVTREIFKQSGKEEIKAVADLGCGTGKITSKLAKAGFDMIGVDYSEDMLSYAEQRASSAGLGVQWIHQDLRSLEGISGMDAVVSYCDVINYITTEEELETVFRHVANMLHEGGMFIFDVHSLYHVENHLVGETFAQVDDAISYIWFCSPGEATGDMYHDLTFFVSGDDDSYIRFDEYHHQCTFPIEVYRKLLQEAGFEIKNLYGDFSVEPESVSDSTERIFFAAEKRSGK; encoded by the coding sequence ATGGCATATCAACAATTGGCTTATTTATATGATCAACTGATGCTTGATGCACCGTACGATGAGTGGGTCGCTGTAACAAGAGAAATTTTCAAACAATCAGGAAAAGAAGAAATTAAGGCAGTTGCTGATTTAGGATGTGGCACAGGCAAAATCACATCTAAGTTAGCCAAGGCAGGGTTCGATATGATCGGGGTGGATTATTCTGAGGATATGCTTAGCTATGCCGAACAACGTGCAAGCAGTGCTGGTCTTGGAGTTCAGTGGATTCATCAAGATTTACGATCCTTAGAGGGTATCAGCGGTATGGATGCAGTTGTAAGTTACTGTGATGTCATCAATTATATTACAACAGAAGAGGAACTTGAGACTGTTTTCCGTCATGTGGCGAATATGCTTCATGAAGGAGGAATGTTTATCTTTGATGTGCATTCCCTGTATCATGTTGAAAATCATCTTGTAGGCGAAACGTTCGCACAGGTGGATGATGCTATTTCTTATATATGGTTCTGTTCTCCTGGAGAAGCAACTGGTGATATGTATCATGATTTAACGTTTTTTGTTTCAGGTGATGATGATAGCTACATTCGTTTTGATGAATATCATCATCAGTGCACATTTCCGATTGAGGTTTATCGGAAATTGTTACAAGAAGCTGGTTTTGAAATTAAAAACTTGTATGGTGATTTTTCAGTAGAACCGGAAAGTGTATCAGACAGTACAGAACGAATATTTTTTGCTGCAGAAAAAAGATCGGGAAAATAA
- a CDS encoding helix-hairpin-helix domain-containing protein yields the protein MSNSIDNAPYFSAPVNPPQMKDVISMIIELLKKSALFIVLGIVIILFLVVNNNDDDTKDPASEFTPIETSPKDEPKSKKTENQMVIVDVKGEVMNPGVYEIDGNTRVHDVIQLAGGFSEHADQSMVNLAQKVQDEMVITIPKMGELSTGSESGSGLGSPTNSNDKVKLNYATKEEIEGLNGIGPSKAQAIVQYREENGFFHTVEDLLDVSGIGEKTLENLKDDIQVP from the coding sequence ATGTCGAATAGTATAGATAATGCCCCATATTTTTCCGCGCCTGTTAACCCACCTCAAATGAAAGATGTGATTTCCATGATCATTGAATTACTAAAGAAGAGTGCACTTTTTATTGTACTAGGCATTGTTATTATTCTTTTTTTGGTAGTTAATAATAATGATGATGATACTAAAGACCCTGCTTCTGAATTTACTCCTATTGAAACCTCCCCAAAAGATGAACCTAAAAGTAAGAAAACAGAAAATCAAATGGTAATAGTTGACGTCAAAGGTGAAGTGATGAACCCGGGAGTATATGAAATAGACGGAAATACTAGGGTTCATGATGTGATCCAATTAGCGGGTGGTTTCTCTGAACATGCAGACCAATCAATGGTAAATTTAGCCCAAAAAGTACAGGACGAAATGGTAATTACGATCCCAAAAATGGGCGAATTAAGTACCGGCTCGGAATCTGGATCAGGATTAGGTTCTCCAACGAATAGTAATGACAAAGTTAAATTAAATTATGCCACAAAAGAAGAAATAGAAGGACTAAATGGAATTGGTCCGTCAAAAGCACAGGCAATTGTTCAGTATCGAGAAGAAAATGGTTTTTTTCATACGGTTGAAGATTTGCTTGATGTTTCAGGAATTGGTGAAAAAACATTGGAAAATCTTAAAGATGATATTCAAGTTCCATAG
- a CDS encoding ComE operon protein 2, whose protein sequence is MERISWDQYFMAQSHLLALRSTCTRLMVGATIVRDKRIIAGGYNGSVSGGVHCIDEGCYVIDGHCVRTVHAEANALLQCAKFGVPTDGAELYVTHFPCLQCCKQIIQSGIKSVYYAEDYKNHPYAIDLFKEAGVETKKVELNYVAIDENVAEKTEVVKSLLDNLEDTSTNDQLSSLKNEAKKLFKLN, encoded by the coding sequence ATGGAGAGGATTTCTTGGGATCAATATTTTATGGCGCAGAGCCATTTATTAGCGCTAAGAAGTACGTGTACTAGATTAATGGTAGGTGCAACCATTGTTAGGGATAAACGCATTATTGCTGGCGGTTACAATGGCAGTGTTTCCGGGGGCGTTCATTGTATTGATGAAGGGTGTTATGTAATTGATGGACATTGTGTTCGAACCGTCCATGCTGAGGCGAATGCTTTATTGCAATGTGCTAAATTTGGTGTGCCAACGGATGGTGCTGAATTATATGTTACACACTTCCCTTGCTTGCAATGTTGCAAACAAATCATTCAGAGTGGCATTAAATCCGTTTATTACGCGGAAGACTATAAAAACCATCCATACGCAATTGATTTATTTAAAGAAGCCGGAGTGGAGACAAAGAAAGTAGAATTAAATTATGTTGCAATTGATGAAAATGTTGCAGAAAAGACAGAAGTAGTCAAATCATTGTTAGATAACCTTGAGGACACATCAACAAATGACCAACTTTCTTCACTTAAAAATGAAGCAAAGAAATTATTTAAACTTAATTGA
- a CDS encoding DNA internalization-related competence protein ComEC/Rec2 → MKGYWHFPAISVAMSILTIIFHTFWFAVGLILWLLLLYVFNRLGKVPIIISLTLFLFFYTFIPTITPIEQPTSNDTVSNLSGKIVGSINNTAKKVDFVLRDQLSKTKFLVVYFTNEEENIRNKNIAMLKDGASCQLKGKVERPDGSRNPGQFDYHNYLLSQGIDYQVTLDSLEDISCSGSSAMANIYEVRTKAIRHIHEQVSSETAAWLTALVLGDDSMISDDTIELFQRWGLSHLLAISGLHVGLIITLLYFILIKLNLLTKEKAQWVMIFFLPFYAIVAGGEPSVWRASVMAMVFIVLAKLKLQYSVTDALSIVFFLLILANKYIVYSVGFQLSFLVTFGLLLSKRWLAETSSPVFLVLQISFVSQMMILPLQVAYFYTFQPLSIVLNIVVVPYFSIFVIPLMFLLLVISPVSGLLLSILDRIFVFVHGIFISVIQAVDQTSYFPFVIGSITIVGALLYYCLFFLFMKQTQQKKLSNALQYGCFLTIFIIGITLKPYFSQTGSVTMLDIGQGDAFIIELPYRRGVIMVDAGAKVTFGEEKSSDKNYRQIIRPYLLSKGISKIDAVFLSHEDTDHIGSVPFLIEEMDVEKVIVSNFFQFSEKQASQWTKNGLEIQRIEKNQLITIANQSFSVLSPNAEKATANENSLVVYTELGGLSWLFTGDIDKNTEQEMLADYPNLTVDVLKVAHHGSNTSTDQALLTQIAPTYALISVGKNNAYGHPANEVLDKLEAEGIYLLRTDLNGAVTFRYQGKQGTFFKFLP, encoded by the coding sequence GTGAAAGGGTATTGGCATTTTCCGGCTATTTCAGTCGCGATGAGCATTTTGACAATAATTTTTCATACGTTCTGGTTTGCTGTAGGATTGATATTATGGCTTTTACTTTTGTATGTTTTTAATAGGTTAGGGAAAGTACCGATTATTATTTCCCTAACGCTTTTCCTCTTTTTTTACACATTTATTCCAACGATAACCCCTATTGAACAACCAACTTCTAACGATACTGTTTCCAATTTATCAGGAAAAATTGTCGGTTCGATTAACAATACAGCAAAAAAAGTTGATTTTGTGCTTCGTGATCAACTTTCAAAAACCAAATTCCTCGTTGTCTATTTTACAAATGAAGAAGAAAATATTCGCAACAAAAATATAGCTATGTTGAAAGATGGTGCTTCATGTCAGCTGAAAGGCAAGGTAGAACGTCCGGATGGCAGCAGGAACCCCGGGCAGTTTGATTATCACAATTATTTGCTTTCCCAGGGGATTGACTATCAAGTAACACTAGATTCACTTGAAGATATTTCATGTTCTGGTTCATCTGCCATGGCCAATATTTATGAGGTGCGTACCAAAGCAATTCGTCATATTCATGAACAAGTAAGTTCGGAAACAGCTGCCTGGTTAACTGCCTTAGTGCTTGGCGATGATTCAATGATTAGTGATGATACAATTGAATTATTTCAACGATGGGGTTTATCACATCTTTTGGCAATTTCCGGCTTGCATGTAGGGTTAATCATAACATTATTGTATTTTATACTTATTAAGCTGAATTTACTTACAAAGGAAAAAGCGCAATGGGTAATGATTTTCTTTTTACCGTTTTATGCAATTGTTGCTGGTGGTGAACCATCTGTCTGGCGCGCAAGTGTAATGGCTATGGTATTCATTGTGTTAGCAAAATTAAAACTACAATACAGTGTAACTGATGCATTAAGTATTGTATTCTTCTTATTAATACTTGCGAATAAATATATTGTGTACAGTGTTGGTTTTCAACTATCTTTTTTAGTAACGTTTGGACTACTTTTGTCAAAACGATGGCTGGCTGAAACAAGTTCACCGGTTTTTCTCGTTTTACAAATAAGCTTTGTCTCACAAATGATGATTTTGCCACTTCAAGTTGCCTATTTTTATACGTTCCAACCTTTATCAATTGTACTTAATATTGTGGTTGTCCCTTATTTTTCAATTTTTGTTATACCACTGATGTTTCTATTGCTAGTAATTTCACCGGTTTCTGGACTTTTGCTCTCCATTCTTGATCGTATATTTGTGTTTGTGCATGGCATTTTTATTTCCGTTATTCAAGCAGTTGATCAGACCTCCTATTTTCCCTTTGTAATTGGTTCGATAACCATTGTCGGTGCTTTGTTATATTACTGTTTATTCTTTTTATTTATGAAACAAACGCAGCAAAAGAAATTGAGTAATGCCCTTCAATACGGTTGCTTTCTAACCATATTCATCATTGGAATTACACTAAAGCCGTATTTTTCTCAAACTGGATCCGTAACGATGCTTGATATTGGGCAAGGAGATGCATTTATAATTGAATTGCCCTATCGCCGTGGTGTTATTATGGTGGATGCAGGTGCAAAGGTGACTTTTGGGGAAGAAAAATCCTCAGATAAAAATTACCGACAAATTATTAGGCCTTATTTGCTATCTAAAGGAATCAGTAAAATCGATGCCGTCTTTTTATCGCATGAAGATACTGATCATATTGGAAGTGTGCCATTCTTAATAGAAGAAATGGATGTAGAGAAAGTTATTGTGAGTAATTTTTTTCAGTTTAGTGAGAAACAGGCTTCCCAATGGACAAAAAATGGGTTGGAAATTCAGCGCATCGAAAAGAATCAGTTGATTACGATCGCTAATCAGTCATTTTCTGTCCTCTCACCAAATGCTGAAAAGGCCACCGCTAACGAGAATTCACTCGTAGTTTATACAGAATTAGGGGGATTATCTTGGCTATTTACTGGGGATATTGACAAAAATACAGAACAAGAAATGCTAGCGGATTATCCAAATTTGACAGTTGATGTTTTGAAAGTAGCTCATCATGGGAGTAATACATCAACAGATCAAGCATTGCTTACTCAGATTGCTCCAACCTATGCACTTATTTCTGTAGGAAAAAACAATGCCTATGGTCATCCAGCAAATGAAGTCCTGGATAAGTTGGAAGCAGAGGGGATTTATTTACTTCGAACTGATTTAAATGGTGCAGTTACATTCCGTTATCAAGGTAAACAAGGCACATTTTTTAAGTTCTTACCATAA
- a CDS encoding YqzM family protein, translating into MNEFENDVQSKNNDVVDSIKGFGFSFIFFVLIFAIGAAISVIGS; encoded by the coding sequence GTGAACGAATTCGAAAATGACGTACAGTCAAAAAATAATGATGTAGTTGATTCTATAAAAGGCTTTGGTTTCTCTTTTATATTCTTTGTCCTAATTTTTGCGATTGGTGCAGCCATCAGTGTTATAGGATCATAA
- the holA gene encoding DNA polymerase III subunit delta, producing the protein MAYMDVLKQVKNKQISPIYLLYGSDSYFIQNLKKQITKAVLPTDDYENLVSYDLAETPIQEVISDAETYPFFGEKKLIIANNPTFLKAKPDKLPFDHDINVLQNYIENPVDYSVVVFIATYEKIDERKKISKLLKKHGAVANCSPIKEQEVSKWIKNQADNLNITIAPEAYDILEGEISTNLHLLQNELTKLALYVGEGGNVTREIAESLVSHTTNSSSLRLVDAVIGRDIHKAISIFKDLEKMKEEPIALIGLLAFQFRTIFRVKLLKQKGYSQFQMQKQLGVHPYVVKIAYSRESKFTIDVLQTIMDKLTEADTAMKQGKMEKELAFELLLYDLIQTR; encoded by the coding sequence ATGGCATATATGGATGTTTTAAAACAGGTAAAGAACAAGCAAATTTCACCAATATATTTATTATATGGATCGGATTCTTATTTCATACAAAATTTAAAGAAACAAATTACCAAAGCTGTTTTACCGACAGATGATTATGAAAATTTGGTTTCATATGACCTGGCAGAAACGCCAATTCAAGAAGTGATTTCGGATGCAGAAACATATCCTTTTTTTGGAGAAAAGAAATTAATCATCGCTAATAATCCAACATTTCTAAAAGCGAAACCGGACAAGTTACCGTTTGATCATGATATAAATGTTTTACAGAACTACATTGAAAACCCTGTAGATTATTCTGTCGTTGTATTTATTGCTACATATGAAAAAATTGATGAACGCAAAAAAATAAGCAAATTGTTAAAAAAACATGGTGCGGTTGCGAACTGCAGCCCAATCAAAGAGCAGGAAGTATCAAAGTGGATTAAGAATCAAGCCGATAACCTGAACATTACCATTGCACCTGAGGCCTACGATATACTGGAAGGAGAAATTTCAACCAACCTTCATTTGTTACAAAATGAGCTGACAAAGTTGGCACTTTATGTAGGGGAGGGTGGTAACGTAACTCGAGAGATAGCTGAAAGTTTAGTATCCCATACAACAAATAGTTCCTCGTTAAGACTTGTTGATGCTGTAATTGGGCGGGATATACATAAAGCAATTTCCATCTTCAAGGATCTTGAGAAAATGAAGGAAGAGCCAATTGCGTTGATCGGGTTATTAGCCTTTCAGTTTCGTACCATCTTTCGGGTTAAGTTGTTGAAACAAAAAGGGTATAGTCAGTTTCAAATGCAAAAGCAGTTAGGTGTCCATCCATATGTTGTTAAAATAGCTTATAGTCGGGAGAGTAAATTTACCATTGATGTATTGCAAACTATAATGGATAAATTAACCGAAGCTGATACAGCAATGAAACAGGGAAAAATGGAAAAAGAACTAGCCTTTGAATTGTTATTATATGATTTGATTCAGACAAGGTAA
- the rpsT gene encoding 30S ribosomal protein S20, translated as MANIKSAKKRIDVNNKARVQNQADKSEMRSQIKRVEKLVEAKDLENAKTALISATKVIDKVVQKGIVHKNTGNRQKSRLANKVNNLSA; from the coding sequence ATGGCTAATATTAAATCTGCAAAAAAACGTATTGACGTAAATAATAAAGCCCGTGTGCAAAATCAGGCTGATAAATCTGAAATGCGTTCTCAAATCAAACGTGTTGAAAAATTAGTTGAAGCTAAAGATCTTGAAAATGCAAAAACTGCTCTTATCTCTGCTACAAAGGTTATTGATAAAGTAGTTCAAAAAGGGATTGTTCATAAAAATACTGGTAATCGTCAAAAATCCCGCTTAGCAAACAAAGTTAATAATTTAAGTGCTTAA